In Sphingobacterium sp. PCS056, the following proteins share a genomic window:
- a CDS encoding LytR/AlgR family response regulator transcription factor — protein sequence MTKDKLTIKYIVIEDEPLARRGLVKLLKDYECLECMGMYSNTEDARMIMEGQQLDLVFLDIHLPEETGLEFAKLVPASIQIIFTTAYPNYALESYELNALDYLLKPIAEDRLKKAVDKVINHFQKNISEQEIVTQTDHIFVKADRKLFRLELNEIQYIEAMKDYVMIHTKNKKLMVAMNIKTICNQLPGSDFVRVNKSFVVNLNNIESVDNHWVTVAGFEMPLGASFKENLLKRIEKHTINR from the coding sequence ATGACTAAAGACAAGTTAACGATTAAATATATTGTCATTGAGGACGAACCCTTGGCTAGGAGGGGGCTGGTCAAATTATTAAAAGATTATGAGTGCTTGGAGTGTATGGGTATGTATAGTAATACAGAAGATGCCCGTATGATCATGGAAGGGCAACAGTTAGATTTGGTTTTTTTAGATATTCATTTGCCGGAGGAGACTGGATTGGAGTTTGCAAAGCTTGTCCCAGCTTCTATCCAGATTATCTTTACGACAGCCTATCCCAATTATGCTTTAGAAAGTTACGAATTGAATGCTTTAGATTATCTTTTAAAGCCTATTGCTGAAGACCGTTTGAAAAAAGCTGTGGATAAAGTAATTAACCATTTTCAAAAAAACATATCAGAGCAGGAAATAGTAACGCAGACTGATCACATTTTTGTAAAAGCTGATCGCAAACTGTTTCGACTGGAATTAAATGAAATTCAATACATAGAGGCGATGAAAGATTATGTGATGATTCATACAAAGAATAAAAAATTAATGGTAGCGATGAATATCAAGACCATTTGTAATCAACTGCCCGGTTCGGATTTTGTCCGTGTCAACAAGTCATTTGTCGTCAATTTGAATAATATTGAAAGTGTGGATAATCATTGGGTGACTGTGGCTGGATTTGAGATGCCCCTAGGAGCTAGCTTTAAAGAGAATTTGTTAAAGCGTATTGAAAAGCACACTATTAATCGGTAA
- a CDS encoding sensor histidine kinase, with protein sequence MKNGQIIIGYENSLFIDFIIDSKYRWIRHILLIAAIIGIHFLPNSAPAEVDKDTEMWNLWVKFISILILLALFYINHYILIPFFILKSRFLDYAGSLFALYTFIFLSMLVLESQELQFIKKQDQSLLNWKDFIVLIILFTIFIAAVSSVKLFKIWIVNLIRFKEFENNTLTIQLEQLKSQINPHFLFNTLNNINFLIDENPKLASKVLVKLSDILRNQLYLSKGDTIELGKEIVVLRNILFLEDIRRDKFIVDFKVDSDLEKMHVSPFLFIPFIENVVKHGAHQTMEGGLHVQIQLSINNQHICFTCINSQKKKLHQTAYGGLGLSNIRKRLEILYPQTYDLQIDDGGDIFKVFLSIPIKD encoded by the coding sequence ATGAAAAATGGACAAATAATCATAGGCTATGAAAATAGTCTTTTTATAGATTTTATAATCGATAGTAAATATCGTTGGATTCGACATATTCTATTGATAGCAGCCATCATAGGGATTCATTTTTTACCCAATAGTGCCCCCGCTGAGGTCGATAAGGACACGGAGATGTGGAATTTATGGGTCAAATTCATTTCAATCCTCATCCTTCTGGCGCTATTTTATATCAATCATTATATTTTAATTCCTTTTTTCATACTAAAAAGTCGATTCTTAGATTATGCCGGCAGCTTATTTGCCCTTTACACTTTCATATTTTTAAGTATGTTGGTACTAGAAAGTCAGGAATTGCAGTTTATTAAAAAACAGGATCAGTCTCTTTTAAACTGGAAGGACTTTATCGTTTTGATTATTCTATTTACTATTTTTATAGCCGCGGTAAGTAGTGTTAAGTTGTTTAAAATATGGATTGTTAATTTGATTCGGTTTAAAGAATTTGAAAATAATACATTAACCATTCAACTAGAACAGCTCAAAAGTCAGATTAATCCTCATTTTCTATTCAATACACTCAATAATATCAATTTTTTGATTGATGAAAACCCCAAATTAGCATCAAAAGTTCTAGTGAAACTGAGTGATATTCTTCGAAATCAATTGTATTTATCAAAAGGGGATACGATCGAACTTGGGAAAGAAATAGTGGTATTGAGAAATATTCTCTTTCTGGAAGATATCCGTAGGGATAAATTTATAGTGGATTTTAAGGTTGATAGCGATTTGGAAAAGATGCATGTATCACCATTTCTTTTTATACCTTTTATTGAAAATGTGGTCAAGCATGGTGCACATCAAACTATGGAGGGAGGTTTACATGTACAGATCCAGTTATCCATAAATAATCAGCATATTTGTTTTACATGTATCAATTCGCAAAAAAAGAAACTGCATCAAACAGCGTATGGGGGTTTAGGATTGAGTAATATTCGTAAACGACTAGAAATCCTTTATCCTCAGACATATGATTTACAGATAGATGATGGTGGAGATATATTTAAAGTTTTTTTAAGTATTCCAATAAAAGATTGA
- a CDS encoding response regulator, translating to MENKKPKITVLYVDDEENNLVSFKATFRFKYKIFTAISGSEAIDIVKKNQIDVIVTDQRMPEMTGVELLEEIINIDPEPMRILLTGYTDMGAVIDAVNKGKIFHYLNKPWSEEELDETINRAYDIYSERKNLLETYSKLELSNEQLEFLLRQKLLS from the coding sequence ATGGAAAATAAAAAACCCAAAATAACTGTATTATATGTTGATGACGAGGAAAACAATCTCGTTTCTTTTAAAGCGACATTCCGTTTCAAGTATAAAATATTCACTGCTATCAGTGGTTCTGAAGCCATTGATATTGTCAAGAAAAATCAAATTGATGTCATTGTGACCGATCAACGGATGCCAGAAATGACGGGCGTTGAATTATTGGAAGAGATTATCAACATCGATCCAGAGCCTATGCGTATTTTATTAACAGGCTATACGGATATGGGTGCAGTAATAGATGCTGTAAACAAAGGAAAGATTTTTCATTATCTCAACAAACCATGGAGCGAAGAGGAACTAGACGAAACCATTAATCGCGCCTATGATATCTATTCTGAACGCAAGAATTTACTGGAGACGTATTCAAAACTGGAATTATCCAATGAACAATTAGAATTTTTACTGCGTCAAAAACTACTTTCTTAA
- a CDS encoding sensor histidine kinase translates to MIKDIEILYIDDELNNLFGFKANFRYSYVVHTASSTIQAEEILIKNPNIRIIFCDQRMPNEMGIDFFFRIKKEFPRPIRILLTAYADMETVIDAVNKGHIFRFVRKPWLEEEMISCIEEADKFYAANSMLDIKNEELEKAYHELDKFAYSVSHDLRDPLTGVLSAVKLALQFDDIDQIHELLRLMDGSLTRLDLYIDSLRDYYLLRRGELFLSSIDFKELFKDIAAFYNMYVRNNDVQFIINVDQAEDFKCDKTVLELILHNLLSNAFKYQRKDNEDKFVKLSVKVADGYATFVVSDCGIGISPEYINDIFKLFFRASDQAEGMGFGLYNVKSALMKLQGTVDVKSDIGVGTTFTIVVPSK, encoded by the coding sequence ATGATTAAAGACATAGAAATATTATATATTGATGATGAATTGAATAACTTATTTGGTTTTAAAGCCAATTTTAGATATAGCTATGTTGTGCACACCGCCTCCTCGACAATTCAAGCTGAAGAAATATTAATTAAAAATCCTAATATTAGGATTATATTCTGTGACCAACGTATGCCAAATGAAATGGGTATCGATTTCTTTTTCCGTATAAAAAAAGAATTTCCAAGACCTATTCGTATTCTACTAACGGCATATGCAGATATGGAAACCGTAATCGACGCGGTAAATAAGGGACACATTTTTCGATTCGTCCGCAAGCCTTGGTTGGAAGAGGAGATGATTTCTTGTATTGAAGAGGCCGATAAGTTTTATGCAGCCAACTCGATGTTGGATATTAAAAATGAAGAACTTGAAAAAGCCTATCATGAGCTAGATAAATTCGCGTATAGTGTAAGTCATGATCTTCGTGATCCACTTACAGGAGTTTTATCAGCTGTCAAACTTGCCTTGCAATTTGATGACATCGATCAAATTCATGAATTACTGAGGCTAATGGATGGTTCCCTGACTAGGCTTGATTTATATATTGATAGTTTACGCGACTATTATTTGTTGAGGCGTGGAGAATTATTTTTGTCTAGTATCGATTTTAAAGAGCTTTTCAAGGATATTGCTGCATTTTACAATATGTACGTTCGCAATAACGATGTGCAGTTTATAATAAATGTTGATCAAGCGGAAGATTTTAAGTGTGACAAGACTGTTTTAGAACTGATTTTGCATAATTTGCTTTCCAACGCATTTAAATATCAACGCAAGGATAATGAGGATAAATTTGTAAAGCTGTCCGTTAAAGTAGCTGATGGATACGCTACTTTTGTCGTGAGTGATTGCGGAATTGGAATCTCTCCAGAATATATCAATGATATTTTTAAATTGTTTTTCAGGGCAAGTGATCAAGCCGAAGGCATGGGATTTGGGCTTTATAATGTCAAGAGTGCCTTAATGAAACTACAAGGAACAGTTGATGTGAAATCTGATATTGGAGTTGGAACAACTTTTACGATAGTTGTTCCAAGTAAGTAG
- a CDS encoding 7TM diverse intracellular signaling domain-containing protein, whose amino-acid sequence MMLFRLLLFLLIVPIPAFSQIKLADHIEYVTPDSNLDILKLEREVQPQEIKALLHEFTPSNAANPNLGISKFSVWVSFSIQNLSKRSHYLLDVAYPLLDDVELYDLDDTGNLRSLGHLGSFKAFKHRTYQSTNYIFDLHLQSSETKQYFLRVKSSEQIILPIAVGKPDVVWERLWKENILLGLFLGVVLIMAIYNFFLFLSVRDSAYLYYVLYISFLGLTQLGIVGFNFQFLWPNNPEWESISVVLFACLSSIAVLFFSNQFLNLRTNAPIIRKVLFVLLGLFLLSMLFMIFGYRQLAFELMQITTSLETVALFIASLYVLKKNYLPARYFFIAWSILLIGALIFLLKDYGILPYNLFTSNSFRLASIIEMALLSFALASRINILKKEKEMSQAKELATSLENERLIREQNVVLEQKVEERTSELMEANESLQATLTHLKETQSQLVEAEKMASLGQLTAGVAHEINNPINFVTSNVAPLKRDISMIWDTLEEVEHLAFNEELSLNEKKSRIEAYKEEIDLEYLKTEVDFLLKGMSDGANRTAEIVKSLRIFSRVDEDTLKFADINEGLESTMVILNSLIQQGIEVEKNYGDLPAIECYAGKLNQVFLNILTNAIYAINKKFVNKPGGTLKLDTGIDEDDSFIFIRIQDNGIGIPANIRDKIFEPFFTTKDVGEGTGLGMSIAYNTIAKHNGKIVVDSVIGEGTSFKLIIPIRQIN is encoded by the coding sequence ATGATGTTATTTAGACTGCTATTATTTTTATTAATAGTACCCATCCCTGCATTTAGCCAAATAAAACTGGCTGATCATATTGAGTATGTTACACCAGACTCTAATTTAGATATTTTAAAATTAGAAAGAGAGGTGCAGCCTCAGGAGATCAAAGCGCTTCTTCATGAATTTACACCCAGTAATGCTGCCAATCCAAATCTGGGGATTAGTAAGTTTAGTGTTTGGGTTTCATTTTCAATTCAAAATCTCAGTAAGCGCTCACATTATTTATTAGATGTTGCCTATCCACTACTTGATGATGTCGAGCTATATGATTTGGACGATACAGGCAACCTCCGATCGCTTGGTCATTTAGGAAGTTTCAAAGCTTTTAAGCATCGTACTTATCAAAGTACAAATTATATTTTTGATCTCCACTTACAGTCCTCGGAAACTAAACAGTATTTTTTAAGAGTAAAAAGTTCAGAACAGATTATTCTTCCTATTGCTGTGGGTAAACCCGATGTTGTTTGGGAAAGGTTATGGAAAGAGAATATTTTATTGGGGCTATTCTTGGGAGTGGTGCTCATCATGGCAATTTACAATTTTTTCTTATTCCTGTCCGTTAGGGATTCGGCATATCTATATTATGTGCTTTATATCTCTTTCTTGGGGCTTACACAATTAGGAATTGTGGGCTTCAACTTTCAATTTCTTTGGCCCAATAATCCGGAATGGGAATCGATCAGTGTTGTTCTTTTTGCATGCTTGAGTAGTATCGCTGTCTTGTTTTTTTCCAATCAGTTTTTAAACCTACGTACCAACGCACCGATCATTCGTAAGGTGTTGTTTGTGTTATTAGGTTTGTTTCTGCTGAGTATGCTGTTCATGATTTTTGGCTATCGTCAATTGGCATTTGAGTTGATGCAGATCACCACCTCATTGGAGACAGTTGCTCTATTTATCGCATCATTGTATGTATTAAAGAAGAATTATCTGCCAGCACGATATTTTTTTATTGCATGGTCTATCTTACTGATCGGAGCTTTAATATTTCTTTTGAAAGATTATGGAATATTGCCCTATAATTTGTTTACCAGCAATTCTTTTAGGCTAGCATCCATTATTGAGATGGCTCTACTTTCTTTTGCTTTAGCTTCTCGTATTAATATTTTGAAAAAAGAAAAGGAAATGTCTCAAGCTAAAGAATTGGCCACGTCACTTGAGAATGAACGTTTGATCCGGGAGCAAAATGTCGTATTAGAACAAAAGGTGGAAGAGCGAACAAGTGAATTGATGGAAGCAAATGAGTCCCTGCAAGCCACATTGACCCACTTGAAAGAAACGCAATCACAATTGGTAGAAGCAGAAAAAATGGCCTCTCTTGGTCAACTGACTGCAGGGGTAGCACATGAAATCAATAATCCAATCAATTTTGTAACTTCAAATGTGGCTCCTTTGAAACGGGATATTAGTATGATCTGGGATACATTGGAAGAGGTCGAGCACCTCGCTTTTAATGAAGAGCTCTCTTTGAATGAAAAGAAATCTCGTATCGAGGCATACAAAGAGGAAATAGATCTGGAGTACTTGAAAACGGAAGTTGACTTTTTACTTAAAGGCATGAGCGACGGTGCTAATCGGACTGCTGAAATCGTCAAAAGTCTCCGTATTTTTTCTCGAGTAGATGAGGATACTCTTAAATTTGCAGATATCAACGAAGGTCTAGAATCGACCATGGTCATTCTCAATAGCTTAATACAACAGGGCATCGAGGTAGAGAAAAATTACGGAGATTTACCAGCTATTGAATGTTATGCAGGTAAACTTAATCAGGTTTTTCTAAATATTTTAACTAATGCAATCTACGCTATTAATAAAAAGTTTGTAAATAAACCAGGGGGAACGTTAAAATTAGATACTGGAATAGATGAGGACGATTCTTTTATTTTTATCCGTATTCAGGATAACGGTATTGGAATTCCAGCAAATATTAGAGATAAAATCTTCGAACCATTTTTTACAACAAAAGATGTTGGGGAAGGAACAGGATTAGGCATGTCTATTGCTTACAATACAATTGCCAAGCATAATGGTAAAATTGTCGTTGATTCAGTTATAGGGGAAGGTACTAGCTTTAAATTAATTATTCCTATTCGACAAATTAATTAA
- a CDS encoding methyltransferase domain-containing protein, which yields MYEKHYNIDYLTETLKLLSGVKEKSYAFFKDTPEGGTIVDLGCGSGQDVLNMSHMFHANKLEFLGIDHDPEMIAAGNNAIKDEDNVKFLVSNVLEVPLPDTAVDGVRMERLVQHVSDPISLFQETRRILKDQGVIVIVESDWNSLSFYNGDSSTTDKLNQYLTGKKVNNGKAAQSLSAYLMESGFSEIAIEVFPFVLKRYEDACKYLWIDKMIDEMYALDLIGAHERDHFIEAQKHADQSGYFSCSMNIVVVSAVK from the coding sequence ATGTACGAAAAACATTATAATATAGATTATTTAACCGAAACACTAAAATTACTTAGTGGTGTTAAAGAGAAATCTTACGCATTTTTTAAAGATACTCCTGAAGGTGGAACTATTGTTGATCTGGGTTGCGGATCTGGACAGGATGTGCTCAATATGAGCCATATGTTTCATGCCAATAAATTGGAGTTTTTGGGTATTGACCACGATCCTGAAATGATTGCGGCAGGTAATAACGCGATAAAAGACGAGGATAATGTTAAATTTTTGGTTTCGAATGTACTGGAAGTACCATTGCCTGATACAGCTGTCGATGGTGTACGGATGGAACGCTTAGTTCAGCATGTTTCCGATCCGATATCTTTGTTTCAAGAAACGCGACGTATCTTAAAAGATCAAGGAGTGATTGTGATTGTAGAATCTGATTGGAATAGTTTATCATTTTATAACGGAGATAGCAGCACGACCGATAAATTGAACCAATATCTGACAGGAAAAAAGGTAAATAATGGAAAGGCTGCCCAATCCTTATCTGCTTATTTGATGGAAAGCGGATTCTCAGAAATAGCCATCGAAGTGTTTCCATTTGTGTTAAAAAGATATGAAGATGCATGTAAATATCTTTGGATCGATAAAATGATCGATGAGATGTATGCGTTGGATTTGATAGGAGCTCATGAACGAGATCATTTTATTGAAGCCCAAAAACATGCCGATCAATCCGGTTATTTTTCTTGTTCTATGAATATTGTAGTCGTTTCGGCTGTTAAATAG
- a CDS encoding response regulator transcription factor — MKILIVEDDHRVAELIKRGLEEQGFVTTLAYDGLSGKKLSSQDHFDLVITDIILPKMDGLDLCKYLRQTNPDLPIIMLTALGTTDDKVEGFDAGADDYLVKPFEMRELLVRIRALLKRNQKNSGNISGILAYADLEMNLHTKIVKRNQQQINLTPKEFKLLAYLMQNPDRVLSRVEIADKVWETHFDTGTNFIDVYINYLRKKIDRNFDHKLIHTKSGMGFILKTES, encoded by the coding sequence ATGAAAATACTAATTGTAGAAGACGATCATCGTGTAGCAGAACTCATCAAAAGAGGACTTGAAGAGCAGGGTTTTGTGACGACCTTAGCTTATGATGGCTTATCAGGCAAAAAATTGTCTTCACAAGATCATTTTGATCTCGTGATCACCGATATCATTCTACCAAAAATGGATGGCCTGGATCTTTGCAAATACCTCAGACAAACAAATCCAGATCTTCCTATTATTATGTTAACAGCCCTTGGTACAACAGACGATAAGGTAGAGGGTTTTGACGCTGGAGCAGATGATTATTTAGTGAAACCTTTCGAAATGCGCGAATTGTTAGTTCGCATCAGAGCATTATTAAAGCGAAACCAAAAAAACTCCGGTAACATCAGTGGTATTTTGGCTTATGCAGACCTTGAAATGAATTTGCATACCAAGATTGTCAAACGAAATCAACAGCAGATAAACCTTACTCCTAAAGAGTTTAAACTTTTGGCCTATTTGATGCAAAACCCAGATCGTGTATTATCTCGTGTAGAAATTGCAGATAAGGTCTGGGAGACCCATTTTGATACCGGCACCAATTTTATTGATGTCTACATCAATTACCTTAGAAAAAAAATAGATCGCAATTTTGATCACAAACTCATTCATACAAAATCTGGAATGGGCTTTATTTTGAAAACAGAATCATGA